GAGCACTTTGATCAACATGAAGTTAAGCAAGCCAGAGGCGTAGGCAATCAATGACATCGAGGCAAAAGTCACATCTTGTGGGGTAAACTCACCGCGCATGAATAGCACCATCAACATCGGCTTGGCTAACACCATTAAACCCAACATTGCCGGTACGCCTAACAGAGTCACCATTCGCACTCCCCAATCCATGGTCTGGGCAAAACCTTCACTGTGGGCATCGACATGCTTGCGCGATAAAGCAGGCAGGATCACGGTTGCGATAGCAATACCAAACAGACCCAATGGAAACTCTAATAGTCGGTCGGAATAATACAGCCAACTGATGGAGCCAGTTTGTAGGAAGCTTGCAATAAAGGTATCAAAAAGTAGATTGATCTGACTAACGGACACGCCAAACAGAGCGGGAATCATCAAGGTGCGAATCTTAACGACGCCCGGGTCTCGCCATCCCCATTGAGGTTTGACCATCACCCCAGCTTTGATCAAAAACGGAATTTGGAAAAGAAATTGAACCAAACCACCTAAGAAGACGCCGATAGCCAGTCCAATTTCAGGTTGGGTTAATTGTGGCGCTATATACCAGGCTGAGAGTATGATCATTACATTGAGGAACACAGGTGTAAAAGAGGACACCGCGAACCGGCCCATGGTATTTAGAATGGCCCCTGACAGCGCCACAAAAGTAATAAACCATAAGTAGGGAAAAGTGATCTTCAGCATCAAGCTGGCTAACTCAAACTTTTCTGCCGAAGGTCCGCCATTGAGCCAATCTAAGAACCAGCCAAAACCAAACAAGGCGGTCACCACACCAGAGCCCACAATGCCCAGCAAGGTAACAATCGAAACTATCACACCCAGGGTACCGGCGGCGCGAGCAATCAGTTGGCGTGTTTTATCGAGGTCTTTGCTGGCGTGATACTCAGTTAATACAGGGACAAAGGCTTGTGAGAAAGCACCTTCAGCAAACAGGCGACGTAAAAAATTAGGGATTTTGTTGGCAAAAAAGAATACATCTGCACTCGCTCCAGCCCCCATTAAATTCGCCACAACCACATCTCGAACTAAACCTAACACTCGAGAGATCAGTGTCATGGCACTGACGATCATCCCTGACTTGAGCAGACGTTTACTCACAATTACCTCTGAAATCAAAAATTTTGCTCTACTTTACATCAGGAATGTCATGAGCAGAGCAGATTAGTATTAGCATTGAAAAAAAAATACTGTTAGAATCCCCGCCATCTTAACCGTGAAGACCTTTCATTCCAAAATTTGTTTGGCTCGATGGGTTTTTGCACAAATCATTTGACATTTAAGCGCAAATGAGGGATATTCCTCGCCCTTAAATTGTCACCGAACTAAGTTTTTGGGAGTTAGACCCTTGGCAAATAGTAAATCTGCTAAGAAGCGCGCTATCCAAGCTGAGAAACGTCGCCAGCACAACGCTAGCCGTCGTTCTATGATGCGCACTTACATGAAGAAAACTGTTGCTGCTATCGAAGCAGGCGACAAAGCTGCTGCAACTGAAGCATTTGCTGCAGTTACACCAATCCTAGACCGCATGGCGACTAAAGGCCTTATTCACAAGAATAAAGCAGCTCGTCACAAGTCTCGCTTCGCTGCTGCAATCAAAGCTCTATAATAGAACTGTGATTTCCCAGTGAAAGAAAAAACCGGCCTTGGCCGGTTTTTTTATATCTGTTTTATTTTGAGGTTGAACGACTCACCTCAAAATAAAACATATGGCGCTTAAGCACAGTAAAGTGTGTGTAGCAATTGAATCATTGCTTTTACCTCTTGACTACTCAAGGTGTAAAAAACGGTTTGTGCTTCTTTGCGCGTATTGACCAAGCCATCTCTTCTCAACCATGCAAGATGTTGAGATAGCGCCGATTGGCTCAGCTCTAACTTATTGCACAGTTCCCCTACCGATAACTCTTGATTGTGCAGCAAACACAAAATTTGTAAGCGACGCTCATTCGCCATCGCCTTTAGTAGCACTACCGCCTGAGCAGAGTTTTTTTCCATCTCTTGTAGGTTCATCGGCCACTACCCCTTGATACCACAACATCGTCTACAACAACTGGCCATACAATATGCGCATTGATGACCAAACTTTATTCAATCCACTTAATCTTTAATTTTTTATGCAGTGAATTATTTTGAATATTAATCGAAATGTAACAATTAATCTATTTGTTCGTTTGAAAAATAACCGCTAATTAAAGAGGCTTGTGAAGTCTGCATCACAAACGTTTTTCACTGCAGGGTGTTGAATCATCCGCTCAGCAAAAATCACGTAATACTCTTCTTTCAGTTCATCAATATGACCAATCAATTGCAGTGACAAATCCTGCTCGACTTCAGATAGGTAAAGAGTCGGCGCTAAAAAGATGACATCTTGGTGATAGCGGGCGAACGCCTTCATCAGAGCGACATCGTCGAACTCGCCCAAAATATTCGGCTGTAGGCCTTGGCGATCAAACCACTGCAGTACTTTACGACCCATCGCTGTTCGACTGCCTGGGATCAACAACTTACGCTGCTCAAGGATTGCGGGAAAAGTGACGTCAGTGACATTGCCGGTGCAGAAAAAACTCATGTTCGACTCACCCAGCTTCTTGCTATATAAACCTGGGCTCTGACTTGAGTCCACTGGGCAATCAGACAAAATCATATCTAACTTATGTTGTGACAACTGTTCAAGCAGCATTTCGTGGGTCGACTCAAAACAGCGTAGATGCAGACCATCATCTTCGGGTACTGTGGTCAATAGGATCTTACTAACTAAGCGCTTCGACAATGCATCGGCGACCCCAACATCAAACAGAATGTTCGAACGCTGGCTATAATTGACAATATCCAGCATTTCGTAACTTAAACCAAACATTCGGTCGGCATACTTAAACACCAGTTGACCCAGCTCAGTGGGCTCGACACTGCGTCCGTTGCGCTTGGTCAGTTTACCATCCATGCGCTCTTCGAGAGCTTTGATTTGGCCGGTAACAGTTTGCGGAGTTAAAAACAGAGCATCAGCCGCCTTGGTGACTGACCCTTGTTTGCACACCATCCAAAAGTAATAGAGGTGATTATAATTTAGATGCGACATGGGGATAGTAGCTCGAATGATAGAGAACCTAGGTTATAGCAGATGGCTCTGATGACAACAACACTTCGTCAAAACCATAGGTAATAAACATTTAAGTAAGTTTTAACGAAGTTTGATTTTTATTTATGACACTTGATTGTCATATTCACAATCAAAGAGCGGCAACTTTACGACATTTTTTCGACTTTTATCACATCCCTCCCACTCGCAGCCACCTGACAATATCTATTTTAAAATCAACATCTTAATCCGATTGTAAATCTATCAGTACACTCGTATTGCTCATTCTCGAGTAAAAAAAACCGGGTTACACACAACTGTAATATTACTGAAATATTTCCTCTCTACCATCAGCCTCAGATTCAACAACCGACCTCTATATACTTACACAGGTCCACGGAGAAAAATTATGAACCAAGCTACTACAACAGCGGCGCCGATTTCGAGCACGACTCGTTGGTTGCGCTGGGCTAACTTGGCATTCATGTTATATCTGCTACTACTAGCAGTTTCTATGGTAGGCAGCGGCTTCAAATGGGCAACAGGCGACCAAGCGAAAGTTTTGTTTGAGTTTGCTTCACACCCAGTTGCTGGTTTAATGATTGGTCTAGTCGCCACTGCGTTAATCCAGTCGTCAAGTACTGTCACTTCAATTATCGTGGGCCTTGTTGCCGGCGGTCTTCCGGTAGAAACGGCCATTCCTATGGTGATGGGCGCCAACATTGGTACCACAGTAACCAATACACTGGTTAGCCTTGGTCACGTTCGTTGTAAGGAAGAGTTCAAGCGCGCCTTTGCAAGTGCCACCATTCATGACTTCTTCAACCTACTTGCGGTCGCTATCTTCCTGCCGCTAGAAATGATGTTTGGTATTCTAGACAAAATTTCTCATTGGTTAGTATCACCTTTCCTTGCGACAGGCGATATGAGCATCAAAGGCTTGAACTTCATCAAACCTATCACTAAGCCTGTTGTTAGCGCAGTAAAAGAGCCGCTCAGCACATTT
The sequence above is drawn from the Vibrio sinaloensis genome and encodes:
- the murJ gene encoding murein biosynthesis integral membrane protein MurJ — its product is MSKRLLKSGMIVSAMTLISRVLGLVRDVVVANLMGAGASADVFFFANKIPNFLRRLFAEGAFSQAFVPVLTEYHASKDLDKTRQLIARAAGTLGVIVSIVTLLGIVGSGVVTALFGFGWFLDWLNGGPSAEKFELASLMLKITFPYLWFITFVALSGAILNTMGRFAVSSFTPVFLNVMIILSAWYIAPQLTQPEIGLAIGVFLGGLVQFLFQIPFLIKAGVMVKPQWGWRDPGVVKIRTLMIPALFGVSVSQINLLFDTFIASFLQTGSISWLYYSDRLLEFPLGLFGIAIATVILPALSRKHVDAHSEGFAQTMDWGVRMVTLLGVPAMLGLMVLAKPMLMVLFMRGEFTPQDVTFASMSLIAYASGLLNFMLIKVLAPGYYSRQDTKTPVRYGVIAMVTNMVFNAIFAWLYGYVGLAIATSLSALVNMSLLYRGLHRAGVYQLTRRTGLFIAKLVMAGGLMVAAILSQLETMDVWLNWSLLERVMWLAGLIGLGAAVYLLSLLLFGVRLNDLKAATEQG
- the rpsT gene encoding 30S ribosomal protein S20 codes for the protein MANSKSAKKRAIQAEKRRQHNASRRSMMRTYMKKTVAAIEAGDKAAATEAFAAVTPILDRMATKGLIHKNKAARHKSRFAAAIKAL
- a CDS encoding ArsR/SmtB family transcription factor, producing MNLQEMEKNSAQAVVLLKAMANERRLQILCLLHNQELSVGELCNKLELSQSALSQHLAWLRRDGLVNTRKEAQTVFYTLSSQEVKAMIQLLHTLYCA
- the nhaR gene encoding transcriptional activator NhaR → MSHLNYNHLYYFWMVCKQGSVTKAADALFLTPQTVTGQIKALEERMDGKLTKRNGRSVEPTELGQLVFKYADRMFGLSYEMLDIVNYSQRSNILFDVGVADALSKRLVSKILLTTVPEDDGLHLRCFESTHEMLLEQLSQHKLDMILSDCPVDSSQSPGLYSKKLGESNMSFFCTGNVTDVTFPAILEQRKLLIPGSRTAMGRKVLQWFDRQGLQPNILGEFDDVALMKAFARYHQDVIFLAPTLYLSEVEQDLSLQLIGHIDELKEEYYVIFAERMIQHPAVKNVCDADFTSLFN
- a CDS encoding Na/Pi symporter, with amino-acid sequence MNQATTTAAPISSTTRWLRWANLAFMLYLLLLAVSMVGSGFKWATGDQAKVLFEFASHPVAGLMIGLVATALIQSSSTVTSIIVGLVAGGLPVETAIPMVMGANIGTTVTNTLVSLGHVRCKEEFKRAFASATIHDFFNLLAVAIFLPLEMMFGILDKISHWLVSPFLATGDMSIKGLNFIKPITKPVVSAVKEPLSTFGDTVGGVLLIALGIATIFVAITVMGKLMKSLMVGRAREILKNAIGRGPIHGIMSGSIVTVLVQSSSTTTSLMVPLVGSGVLKVRDVYPFTLGANIGTCITALLAATAVSGEFAVFALQIALVHLVFNIMATVFIYGIPFLREIPVKGADLISDMAVKNKAVVAGYLLAVFVVLPGTILALTA